A genomic region of Venturia canescens isolate UGA chromosome 9, ASM1945775v1, whole genome shotgun sequence contains the following coding sequences:
- the LOC122416391 gene encoding nudC domain-containing protein 1 has protein sequence MTKIIELRPDISSVDQNFEKYQYSADPVTINLEKTLPKDVYRQEPDNTQDSWLEARIFAFHNHLFRNPFDSSCWYVDENQDVWKLSKDGSVSCHHRLSVRDQKSSTYNPSIVFASQEVIVLSNGGECLEILIENSSAEKETFKTTDITPGVLLDSRYFRDKALVMIAMCCLTEVERKKQSQLIILSYEHSSKDNENNVLKLVRKNILKIRGPIEYAYIEANGDYVHAISQNTAIFEYDSTKPVETKKAEYSENEKELKIPKYCWSQDEDSLTVWIKIAEKNRDDILVIDATATSLSVCLKGVELIKGDLQHRLDPDLTTWNREKDTIKLELVKHESGLMWNELIRGDTGGECLPNEALAAEIHNRLSHLCTSDSETGEGQPLVGFNADQLEECDLQDQDNFLQRINLNEHSTTHLAMLGSSNHVLFTQKLTFGQRLCLRHDHHGCIWIPRDNDTENWDVEHVDTFPGIGYVEASKTNKKFCISPPNGSYVAIVEHTRHAFLYEKPEGSAPIAKQRIVDLGSDSTPIMGAVATNEHLILLTTTKLYRLVIRSR, from the exons ATGACTAAAATAATCGAACTGCGACCTGACATAAGTTCAGTGGATcagaactttgaaaaatatcaatattcAGCGGATCCTGTGACCATCaatttagaaaaaacattgcctaaAG aTGTATATCGACAGGAGCCAGACAATACTCAGGACTCCTGGCTGGAAGCCCGTATATTTGCATTTCATAATCACTTGTTTAGAAATCCATTTGACTCATCGTGTTGGTACGTAGATGAGAATCAGGACGTTTGGAAATTGTCAAAAGATGGAAGTGTTTCTTGTCACCATAGACTCAGCGTGCGGGATCAAAAATCTTCCACTTACAATCCGTCGATTGTGTTTGCTTCTCAAGAAGTTATAGTGCTGAGTAACGGAGGTGAATGCCTTGAaatattaattgaaaattcatcagcGGAGAAAGAAACATTCAAGACAACTGATATTACCCCTGGTGTGCTCCTGGACTCTCGATACTTTCGAGATAAAGCACTGGTGATGATCGCAATGTGCTGCCTTACagaagttgaaagaaaaaagcaatCGCAGCTGATCATACTGAGCTATGAACACAGCAGTAAAGACAATGAGAATAACGTCCTAAAACTTGTTAGAAAAAACATTCTGAAGATCAGAGGTCCCATAGAGTATGCTTATATTGAGGCAAACGGTGACTACGTACATGCCATAAGCCAAAACACAGCGATTTTTGAATATGATTCGACAAAGCCTgtggaaacgaaaaaagccGAATATTCGGAAAATGAGAAAGAGCTCAAAATTCCCAAATATTGTTGGTCTCAAGACGAGGATTCTTTGACGGTATGGATCAAAATtgccgaaaaaaatcgtgacgaTATTCTCGTAATTGATGCTACAGCGACCAGTTTGTCCGTTTGTCTCAAAGGCGTTGAACTCATTAAAGGAGATTTGCAGCATCGATTAGATCCCGATTTAACCACTTGGAATCGCGAAAAAGACACCATCAAACTCGAACTCGTTAAGCATGAAAGTGGGCTCATGTGGAACGAATTAATTCGAGGCGATACTGGCGGCGAATGTCTTCCCAACGAAGCTCTTGCTGCTGAGATTCACAATag ACTTTCACATTTGTGTACGAGCGATTCTGAAACGGGCGAAGGTCAACCGTTGGTAGGATTCAATGCCGACCAGCTGGAGGAATGCGATCTGCAGGATCAAGACAATTTTCTGCAAAGAATCAATCTGAATGAGCACTCGACCACGCATCTCGCAATGTTAGGATCCAGTAATCACGTATTGTTTACACAAAAATTAACGTTCGGCCAACGACTTTGCTTGAGACACGATCATCACGGTTGTATCTGGATCCCACGTGATAATGATACAGAAAATTGGGATGTCGAACACGTCGATACGTTTCCAGGAATCGGTTATGTCGAAGCTAGCAAAActaacaaaaagttttgcaTTTCCCCACCGA ATGGATCTTACGTTGCAATAGTTGAGCACACGAGGCATGCATTTCTCTATGAAAAGCCTGAGGGTTCAGCTCCTATTGCAAAGCAGCGAATCGTCGATTTGGGGTCGGATTCAACGCCGATAATGGGAGCAGTAGCGACGAATGAACACCTTATTCTTTTAACAACAACAAAACTGTACAGACTTGTTATTCGTTCTCGATAA
- the LOC122416389 gene encoding cap-specific mRNA (nucleoside-2'-O-)-methyltransferase 1-like codes for MDDMQGRRLSDSMSSLSGEGSPSFEQPSFNTSEREGLNNGRKKRRLDDSGLEWDTLEKPAKKMALEAEFDMADKAKRMMEKMGYKKGAGLGKHGQGRLEPVEASQQKGRRGLGHYNEKLKEANLRWDPSKEEILIEEEINWLMNTKEPPCIKDLNDWIKIGPTKRTIEDETLYCDAAVVSGVVGSKSVFDNLDKNEMRRARTRSNPFETIRGSIFLNRAAVKMANMDRACNFLFTAPTTLKSNELLYFADVCAGPGGFSEYVLWRKKWHAKGFGFTLRESNDFKLEDFYAGSPDTFHPFYGPKGDGDVYNPENQEAFRQLIMRQTHGNGVHFMMSDGGFSVEGEESVQEILSKQLYLCQCLVALMIVREKGHFVTKLFDIFTPFSAGLVYIMSRCFESISIFKPNTSRPANSERYLICNGKQSNVTDVIEYLSRVNRILLNQDKSRDVMQLVPHEILEEDEEFFKYLKNSNEVLGRRQIVGLLKIAAFCEDTTLMENRQAEMRKKCLEYWGLPDTSRTIPRISAPGERLKVITQNSTMSFMTTKPKILETSNLNKLLNVHYDWFCMLCDSSGQINDKSATFYIGMGKSNSYRYDNGTWIRVPNLHLSPDTLVFAELVTELRGEYTQQRRTSALHILDSYFLGGEDVSQKYIEERYRLTKLYTEALWKPMNGEWIRVRAKELHPLTENLEERFNLQLRTLKKGGQVLTHVPSRDDTHYEDTDDPYFIVPKSVVFFKSTAHYWSRHVSQSSGYPYYYNWKDKRTLYDKDKPACADASFAESFENRIVWCWPPDPALTRESLFEMIRNKCVRPVNR; via the exons ATGGATGACATGCAAGGAAGGAGGTTAAGTG ATTCAATGTCATCTCTATCGGGTGAAGGAAGTCCAAGTTTTGAGCAACCAAGTTTCAACACATCCGAACGTGAAGGTTTGAATAATGGAAGAAAGAAGCGTCGGCTGGATGATTCCGGATTGGAATGGGACACGCTTGAGAAGCCAGCCAAGAAGATGGCTCTGGAGGCTGAATTTGATATGGCAGACAAAGCTAAGCggatgatggaaaaaatgggTTACAAGAAGGGTGCTGGTTTGGGAAAACACGGTCAAGGACGTTTGGAGCCGGTTGAAGCTTCCCAGCAGAAAGGACGCAGAGGTTTGGGTCActataatgaaaagttaaaagagGCCAATCTTCGGTGGGATCCCAGCAAGGAGGAAATACTTATAGAGGAAGAAATCAATTGGTTAATGAACACCAAAGAGCCACCGTGCATCAAAGATCTAAACGATTGGATAAAAATTGGACCAACAAAGAGAACGATAGAGGACGAGACTTTGTACTGCGATGCAGCAGTTGTATCAGGAGTGGTAGGCTCGAAATCAGTGTTCGACAATTTGGACAAAAACGAAATGAGACGAGCGCGAACGAGATCGAACCCTTTTGAAACGATTCGTGGTTCAATATTCCTCAACAGAGCTGCTGTGAAGATGGCGAATATGGACAGAGCCTGCAATTTCTTGTTCACCGCCCCAACGACATTGAAATCCAACGAGCTCTTGTATTTTGCTGATGTTTGCGCTGGTCCCGGTGGTTTCAGCGAGTATGTGCTATGGCGGAAGAAGTGGCATGCCAAAGGTTTTGGCTTCACATTACGAGAGTCGAATGATTTCAAGCTGGAAGATTTCTATGCGGGTTCACCGGACACTTTTCATCCGTTTTATGGTCCCAAAGGTGACGGAGATGTTTACAATCCGGAAAATCAAGAGGCATTCAGACAATTGATCATGCGACAAACGCATGGAAATGGTGTCCATTTCATGATGTCCGATGGTGGTTTTTCGGTTGAGGGAGAAGAGAGCGTGCAGGAAATACTATCGAAACAGCTGTACCTTTGTCAGTGCCTTGTTGCGTTAATGATTGTTCGTGAAAAAGGACATTTCGTAACAAAATTATTTGACATCTTCACTCCCTTTTCCGCGGGTCTCGTTTACATAATGTCTCGATGTTTCGAAAGCATTTCCATATTCAAACCGAACACATCGAGACCAGCTAATTCCGAGCGTTATCTCATTTGCAACGGGAAACAATCGAACGTGACGGACGTGATTGAATATCTTTCACGCGTTAATCGTATCTTGTTGAACCAGGACAAGAGTCGAGACGTTATGCAACTCGTGCCCCATGAAATCCTGGAGGAagacgaagaatttttcaaatacttgaaaaattcaaacgaagTTCTCGGCCGACGACAAATCGTCGGACTCCTCAAAATCGCTGCTTTTTGCGAAGACACTACTCTCATGGAGAATCGACAAGCtgagatgagaaaaaagtgcctCGAATATTGGGGATTGCCTGACACGAGTCGTACTATTCCTCGGATAAGCGCACCCGGAGAACGCTTGAAAGTTATCACGCAAAATTCAACCATGAGTTTTATGACGACTAAACCCAAGATACTCGAGACTTCGAATCTTAACAAATTATTGAATGTACATTACGATTGGTTCTGTATGCTCTGCGATTCTTCCGGTCAAATCAACGACAAATCCGCTACTTTCTATATTGGAATGGGCAAATCGAATTCTTATCGTTACGACAACGGTACTTGGATCAGAGTTCCAAATCTTCATTTATCCCCCGACACCCTCGTTTTTGCTGAGCTTGTCACAGAATTACGAGGCGAATACACCCAGCAGAGGAGAACGAGTGCTCTTCACATTCTCGACTCTTATTTTCTGGGAGGCGAGGACGTTAGTCAAAAGTACATCGAAGAGAG gTACAGATTGACAAAGTTGTACACCGAGGCTCTCTGGAAACCGATGAACGGTGAATGGATTCGCGTAAGAGCGAAAGAATTGCATCCACTGACGGAGAATCTCGAGGAAAGGTTTAATCTTCAGCTTCGTACGTTGAAAAAAGGTGGTCAAGTGTTAACGCACGTACCATCGCGAGATGACACCCATTACGAAGACACCGACGACCCTTATTTCATAGTGCCGAAAAGCGTTGTATTTTTTAAGAGCACTGCACATTATTGGTCTCGACATGTCAGTCAATCTTCTGGTTACCCTTATTATTACAATTGGAAGGACAAGAGGACGCTCTACGACAAGGACAAGCCAGCATGCGCGGATGCTTCTTTCGCGGAATCGTTTGAAAACCGTATTGTTTGGTGTTGGCCGCCAGATCCGGCCTTGACGAGAGAAAGTTTATTTGAGATGATCCGTAACAAGTGCGTGCGACCTGTGAATagataa
- the LOC122416390 gene encoding cap-specific mRNA (nucleoside-2'-O-)-methyltransferase 1-like, whose amino-acid sequence MDDMQGRRLSDSMSSLSGEGSPSFEQPSFNTSEREGLNNGRKKRRLDDSGLEWDTLEKPAKKMALEAEFDMADKAKRMMEKMGYKKGAGLGKHGQGRLEPVEASQQKGRRGLGHYNEKLKEANLRWDPSKEEILIEEEINWLMNTKEPPCIKDLNDWIKIGPTKRTIEDETLYCDAAVVSGVVGSKSVFDNLDKNEMRRARTRSNPFETIRGSIFLNRAAVKMANMDRACNFLFTAPTTLKSNELLYFADVCAGPGGFSEYVLWRKKWHAKGFGFTLRESNDFKLEDFYAGSPDTFHPFYGPKGDGDVYNPENQEAFRQLIMRQTHGNGVHFMMSDGGFSVEGEESVQEILSKQLYLCQCLVALMIVREKGHFVTKLFDIFTPFSAGLVYIMSRCFESISIFKPNTSRPANSERYLICNGKQSNVTDVIEYLSRVNRILLNQDKSRDVMQLVPHEILEEDEEFFKYLKNSNEVLGRRQIVGLLKIAAFCEDTTLMENRQAEMRKKCLEYWGLPDTSRTIPRISAPGERLKVITQNSTMSFMTTKPEILKTSNLHKLLNVHYDWFCMLCDSSGQINDKSATFYIGMGKSNSYRYDNGTWIRVPNLHLSPDTLVFAELVTELRGEYTQQRRTSALHILDSYFLGGEDVSQKYIEERYRLTKLYTEALWKPMNGEWIRVRAKELHPLTENLEERFNLQLRTLKKGGQVLTHVPSRDDTHYEDTDDPYFIVPKSVVFFKSTALYWSRHVSQSSGYPYYYNWKDKRTLYDKDKPACADASFAESFENRIVWCWPPDPALTRESLFEMIRNKCVRPVNR is encoded by the exons ATGGATGACATGCAAGGAAGGAGGTTAAGTG ATTCAATGTCATCTCTATCGGGTGAAGGAAGTCCAAGTTTTGAGCAACCAAGTTTCAACACATCCGAACGTGAAGGTTTGAATAATGGAAGAAAGAAGCGTCGGCTGGATGATTCCGGATTGGAATGGGACACGCTTGAGAAGCCAGCCAAGAAGATGGCTCTGGAGGCTGAATTTGATATGGCAGACAAAGCTAAGCggatgatggaaaaaatgggTTACAAGAAGGGTGCTGGTTTGGGAAAACACGGTCAAGGACGTTTGGAGCCGGTTGAAGCTTCCCAGCAGAAAGGACGCAGAGGTTTGGGTCActataatgaaaagttaaaagagGCCAATCTTCGGTGGGATCCCAGCAAGGAGGAAATACTTATAGAGGAAGAAATCAATTGGTTAATGAACACCAAAGAGCCACCGTGCATCAAAGATCTAAACGATTGGATAAAAATTGGACCAACAAAGAGAACGATAGAGGACGAGACTTTGTACTGCGATGCAGCAGTTGTATCAGGAGTGGTAGGCTCGAAATCAGTGTTCGACAATTTGGACAAAAACGAAATGAGACGAGCGCGAACGAGATCGAACCCTTTTGAAACGATTCGTGGTTCAATATTCCTCAACAGAGCTGCTGTGAAGATGGCGAATATGGACAGAGCCTGCAATTTCTTGTTCACCGCCCCAACGACATTGAAATCCAACGAGCTCTTGTATTTTGCTGATGTTTGCGCTGGTCCCGGTGGTTTCAGCGAGTATGTGCTATGGCGGAAGAAGTGGCATGCCAAAGGTTTTGGCTTCACATTACGAGAGTCGAATGATTTCAAGCTGGAAGATTTCTATGCGGGTTCACCGGACACTTTTCATCCGTTTTATGGTCCCAAAGGTGACGGAGATGTTTACAATCCGGAAAATCAAGAGGCATTCAGACAATTGATCATGCGACAAACGCATGGAAATGGTGTCCATTTCATGATGTCCGATGGTGGTTTTTCGGTTGAGGGAGAAGAGAGCGTGCAGGAAATACTATCGAAACAGCTGTACCTTTGTCAGTGCCTTGTTGCGTTAATGATTGTTCGTGAAAAAGGACATTTCGTAACAAAATTATTTGACATCTTCACTCCCTTTTCCGCGGGTCTCGTTTACATAATGTCTCGATGTTTCGAAAGCATTTCCATATTCAAACCGAACACATCGAGACCAGCTAATTCCGAGCGTTATCTCATTTGCAACGGGAAACAATCGAACGTGACGGACGTGATTGAATATCTTTCACGCGTTAATCGTATCTTGTTGAACCAGGACAAGAGTCGAGACGTTATGCAACTCGTGCCCCATGAAATCCTGGAGGAagacgaagaatttttcaaatacttgaaaaattcaaacgaagTTCTCGGCCGACGACAAATCGTCGGACTCCTCAAAATCGCTGCTTTTTGCGAAGACACTACTCTCATGGAGAATCGACAAGCtgagatgagaaaaaagtgcctCGAATATTGGGGATTGCCTGACACGAGTCGTACTATTCCTCGGATAAGCGCACCCGGAGAACGCTTGAAAGTTATCACGCAAAATTCAACCATGAGTTTTATGACGACTAAACCCGAGATACTCAAGACTTCGAATCTTCACAAATTATTGAATGTACATTACGATTGGTTCTGTATGCTCTGCGATTCTTCCGGTCAAATCAACGACAAATCCGCTACTTTCTATATTGGAATGGGCAAATCGAATTCTTATCGTTACGACAACGGTACTTGGATCAGAGTTCCAAATCTTCATTTATCCCCCGACACCCTCGTTTTTGCTGAGCTTGTCACAGAATTACGAGGCGAATACACCCAGCAGAGGAGAACGAGTGCTCTTCACATTCTCGACTCTTATTTTCTGGGAGGCGAGGACGTTAGTCAAAAGTACATCGAAGAGAG gTACAGATTGACAAAGTTGTACACCGAGGCTCTCTGGAAACCGATGAACGGTGAATGGATTCGCGTAAGAGCGAAAGAATTGCATCCATTGACGGAGAATCTCGAGGAAAGGTTTAATCTTCAGCTTCGTACGTTGAAAAAAGGTGGTCAAGTGTTAACGCACGTACCATCGCGAGATGACACCCATTACGAAGACACCGACGACCCTTATTTCATAGTTCCGAAAAGCGTTGTATTTTTTAAGAGCACTGCACTTTATTGGTCTCGACATGTCAGTCAATCTTCTGGTTACCCTTATTATTACAATTGGAAGGACAAGAGGACGCTCTACGACAAGGACAAGCCAGCATGCGCGGATGCTTCTTTCGCGGAATCGTTTGAAAACCGTATTGTTTGGTGTTGGCCGCCAGATCCGGCCTTGACGAGAGAAAGTTTATTTGAGATGATCCGTAACAAGTGCGTGCGACCTGTGAATagataa
- the LOC122416392 gene encoding beta-lactamase-like protein 2 homolog, whose amino-acid sequence MSLTVIPLVSKLSKNVIRILGCNPGPMTLQGTNTYLVGTGKRRALIDAGDEHTAADYTKLLGQVLKDENATIEHLIITHWHHDHIGGVNPVRNLVGSKHGSQVSVWKLPRTDGEDNYNVENLQALEDEQSFEIEGAQLKVKYTPGHTTDHACLLLENENILFSGDCILGEGTAVFEDLADYLGSLKKILLMETKTIYPGHGPVIEDPAPKIQFYIEHRLKREAQILQVLSEHAKQKGLSDMDIVAFMYQNVSKNLWPAAAVNVRHHLEKLLKEGKVTSKDGLWHLSSS is encoded by the exons ATGTCTCTAACGGTCATTCCACTGGTTTCgaaattatcaaaaaatgtCATACGGATTTTAGGATGTAATCCGGGTCCTATGACTCTTCAGGGAACCAATACTTATCTTGTGGGTACTGGAAAAAG ACGAGCTCTTATCGATGCAGGAGATGAACACACAGCTGCTGATTACACCAAACTTCTTGGTCAAGTATTGAAAGATGAGAATGCGACAATAGAACATTTAATAATAACGCACTGGCATCATGATCACATTGGCGGAGTTAATCCTGTGAGAAATCTGGTTGGTTCTAAGCACGGCTCCCAAGTTTCTGTCTGGAAGTTGCCAAGAACGGATGGGGAAGATAACTACAACGTAGAAAATCTGCAGGCCCTTGAGGATGAGCAATCTTTTGAAATCGAAGGAGCACAGCTCAAAGTAAAATACACACCTGGGCACACGACCGATCATGCTTGCCTTCTtctcgaaaatgaaaatattttattcagcGGTGATTGTATTCTTGGAGAAGGAACTGCAGTTTTTGAAGATCTTGCAGATTATTTAGGGTCGCTGAAAAAAATCCTGCTTATGGAAACCAAAACTATTTATCCGGGCCATGGGCCGGTCATTGAAGACCCAGCACCCAAAATCCAATTTTACATTGAGCATAGACTAAAAAGAGAAGctcaaattttacaagttttaTCTGAGCACGCAAAGCAAAAAGGCTTGTCTGATATGGACATTGTTGCGTTCATGTATCAG AATGTTTCGAAAAACTTATGGCCCGCAGCAGCTGTAAACGTTCGACATCATTTAGAAAAGCTGTTGAAAGAGGGAAAGGTGACGAGTAAAGATGGACTTTGGCACTTATCGTCCAGctga